A DNA window from Ovis aries strain OAR_USU_Benz2616 breed Rambouillet chromosome 7, ARS-UI_Ramb_v3.0, whole genome shotgun sequence contains the following coding sequences:
- the CDH24 gene encoding cadherin-24 isoform X3, with translation MWGLVRLLLAWLGGWGCMGRLAAPARAWAGSRGAPEPSLLRTRRSWVWNQFFVIEEYAGPEPVLIGKLHSDVDRGEGRTKYLLSGEGAGTVFVIDEATGNIHVTKSLDREEKAQYVLLAQAVDRASNRPLEPPSEFIIKVQDINDNPPIFPLGPYHATVPEMSNVGTSVIQVTAHDADDPSYGNSAKLVYTVLDGLPFFSVDPQTGVVRTAIPNMDRETQEEFLVVIQAKDMGGHMGGLSGSTTVTVTLSDVNDNPPKFPQSLYQFSVVETAGPGTLVGRLRAQDPDLGDNALMAYSILDGEGSEAFSISTDSQGRDGLLTVRKPLDFETRRAYSFRVEATNTLIDPAYLRRGPFKDVASVRVAVQDAPEPPAFTQAAYHLAVPENKDPGTLVGQVSATDLDSPASPIRYSILPHSDLERCFSIEPEDGTIRTAVPLDREARVWHNLTVLATELDSSAQASRVQVAIQTLDENDNAPQLAEPYDTFVCDSAVPGQVSLLPLS, from the exons ATGTGGGGCCTGGTGAGGCTCCTGCTGGCTTGGCTGGGTGGCTGGGGATGCATGGGGCGCCTGGCAGCCCCAGCCCGGGCTTGGGCAGGGTCCCGGGGGGCCCCAGAACCATCACTGCTTCGGACCCGAAGGAGCTGGGTGTGGAACCAATTCTTTGTCATTGAGGAGTACGCTGGACCAGAGCCTGTCCTTATTGGCAAG CTGCACTCAGATGTGGACAGGGGCGAGGGCCGCACCAAGTACCTGCTGAGCGGAGAGGGCGCAGGCACCGTATTTGTGATTGATGAGGCCACAGGCAATATCCACGTCACCAAGAGCCTGGACCGGGAGGAGAAGGCACAGTACGTGCTATTGGCCCAAGCCGTGGACCGAGCCTCCAACCGACCCCTGGAGCCCCCATCGGAGTTCATTATCAAGGTGCAAGACATCAACGACAACCCACCCATCTTTCCCCTCGGGCCCTACCATGCCACAGTGCCCGAGATGTCCAATGTGG GGACATCAGTGATCCAAGTGACTGCTCACGACGCCGATGACCCCAGCTATGGGAACAGCGCCAAGCTGGTGTACACTGTGTTGGATGGACTGCCTTTCTTCTCTGTGGACCCCCAGACTG GAGTGGTGCGGACTGCCATCCCCAACATGGACCGGGAGACACAGGAGGAGTTCTTAGTGGTGATTCAAGCCAAGGACATGGGCGGCCACATGGGGGGGCTGTCGGGCAGCACCACGGTGACGGTCACCCTCAGCGATGTCAACGACAACCCCCCCAAGTTCCCTCAGA GCCTGTACCAGTTCTCTGTGGTGGAGACCGCTGGGCCAGGCACCCTGGTGGGCCGGTTACGGGCCCAGGACCCAGACCTGGGGGACAATGCCCTCATGGCTTACAGCATCCTTGATGGGGAGGGATCGGAGGCCTTCAGCATCAGCACAGACTCCCAGGGTCGAGATGGGCTCCTCACTGTCCGCAAG CCCCTAGACTTTGAGACCCGTCGCGCCTACTCTTTCCGCGTGGAGGCTACCAATACGCTCATTGACCCAGCCTATCTGCGGCGAGGACCCTTTAAGGATGTGGCCTCAGTGCGTGTGGCTGTGCAGGATGCTCCAGAGCCACCTGCCTTCACCCAGGCTGCCTACCACCTGGCAGTGCCTGAGAACAAGGATCCTGGGACCCTGGTGGGCCAAGTGTCAGCCACGGACCTGGACTCCCCAGCCAGCCCCATCAG ATACTCCATCCTCCCGCACTCGGACCTGGAGCGCTGCTTCTCCATCGAGCCTGAAGACGGCACCATCCGCACAGCAGTGCCCCTGGACCGAGAGGCTCGTGTCTGGCACAACCTCACAGTGCTGGCCACGGAGCTTG ACAGCTCTGCACAGGCCTCCCGGGTGCAAGTGGCCATCCAGACCCTGGATGAGAATGACAACGCTCCCCAGCTGGCTGAGCCCTATGACACCTTTGTGTGCGATTCTGCAGTCCCCGGCCAG gtttctcttcTTCCCCTCAGCTGA
- the CDH24 gene encoding cadherin-24 isoform X1: protein MWGLVRLLLAWLGGWGCMGRLAAPARAWAGSRGAPEPSLLRTRRSWVWNQFFVIEEYAGPEPVLIGKLHSDVDRGEGRTKYLLSGEGAGTVFVIDEATGNIHVTKSLDREEKAQYVLLAQAVDRASNRPLEPPSEFIIKVQDINDNPPIFPLGPYHATVPEMSNVGTSVIQVTAHDADDPSYGNSAKLVYTVLDGLPFFSVDPQTGVVRTAIPNMDRETQEEFLVVIQAKDMGGHMGGLSGSTTVTVTLSDVNDNPPKFPQSLYQFSVVETAGPGTLVGRLRAQDPDLGDNALMAYSILDGEGSEAFSISTDSQGRDGLLTVRKPLDFETRRAYSFRVEATNTLIDPAYLRRGPFKDVASVRVAVQDAPEPPAFTQAAYHLAVPENKDPGTLVGQVSATDLDSPASPIRYSILPHSDLERCFSIEPEDGTIRTAVPLDREARVWHNLTVLATELDSSAQASRVQVAIQTLDENDNAPQLAEPYDTFVCDSAVPGQLIQVIQALDRDEVGNNSHVSFHGPLGPDANFTVRDNRDGSASLLLPSRPAPPRQAPYLVPIELWDWGQPVLSSTATVTVSVCRCRPDGSVASCRPEAQLSPAGLSTGALLAIVTCVGTLLALVVLFVALRRQKQEALMVLEEEDVRENIITYDDEGGGEEDTEAFDISALQNPDGAAPPAPGPPARRDVLPWARAPRQPRPPGPADVAQLLALRLREADEDPSVPPYDSVQVYGYEGRGSSCGSLSSLGSGSEIGGAQGPAEPLDDWGPLFRTLAELYGAKEPPAP, encoded by the exons ATGTGGGGCCTGGTGAGGCTCCTGCTGGCTTGGCTGGGTGGCTGGGGATGCATGGGGCGCCTGGCAGCCCCAGCCCGGGCTTGGGCAGGGTCCCGGGGGGCCCCAGAACCATCACTGCTTCGGACCCGAAGGAGCTGGGTGTGGAACCAATTCTTTGTCATTGAGGAGTACGCTGGACCAGAGCCTGTCCTTATTGGCAAG CTGCACTCAGATGTGGACAGGGGCGAGGGCCGCACCAAGTACCTGCTGAGCGGAGAGGGCGCAGGCACCGTATTTGTGATTGATGAGGCCACAGGCAATATCCACGTCACCAAGAGCCTGGACCGGGAGGAGAAGGCACAGTACGTGCTATTGGCCCAAGCCGTGGACCGAGCCTCCAACCGACCCCTGGAGCCCCCATCGGAGTTCATTATCAAGGTGCAAGACATCAACGACAACCCACCCATCTTTCCCCTCGGGCCCTACCATGCCACAGTGCCCGAGATGTCCAATGTGG GGACATCAGTGATCCAAGTGACTGCTCACGACGCCGATGACCCCAGCTATGGGAACAGCGCCAAGCTGGTGTACACTGTGTTGGATGGACTGCCTTTCTTCTCTGTGGACCCCCAGACTG GAGTGGTGCGGACTGCCATCCCCAACATGGACCGGGAGACACAGGAGGAGTTCTTAGTGGTGATTCAAGCCAAGGACATGGGCGGCCACATGGGGGGGCTGTCGGGCAGCACCACGGTGACGGTCACCCTCAGCGATGTCAACGACAACCCCCCCAAGTTCCCTCAGA GCCTGTACCAGTTCTCTGTGGTGGAGACCGCTGGGCCAGGCACCCTGGTGGGCCGGTTACGGGCCCAGGACCCAGACCTGGGGGACAATGCCCTCATGGCTTACAGCATCCTTGATGGGGAGGGATCGGAGGCCTTCAGCATCAGCACAGACTCCCAGGGTCGAGATGGGCTCCTCACTGTCCGCAAG CCCCTAGACTTTGAGACCCGTCGCGCCTACTCTTTCCGCGTGGAGGCTACCAATACGCTCATTGACCCAGCCTATCTGCGGCGAGGACCCTTTAAGGATGTGGCCTCAGTGCGTGTGGCTGTGCAGGATGCTCCAGAGCCACCTGCCTTCACCCAGGCTGCCTACCACCTGGCAGTGCCTGAGAACAAGGATCCTGGGACCCTGGTGGGCCAAGTGTCAGCCACGGACCTGGACTCCCCAGCCAGCCCCATCAG ATACTCCATCCTCCCGCACTCGGACCTGGAGCGCTGCTTCTCCATCGAGCCTGAAGACGGCACCATCCGCACAGCAGTGCCCCTGGACCGAGAGGCTCGTGTCTGGCACAACCTCACAGTGCTGGCCACGGAGCTTG ACAGCTCTGCACAGGCCTCCCGGGTGCAAGTGGCCATCCAGACCCTGGATGAGAATGACAACGCTCCCCAGCTGGCTGAGCCCTATGACACCTTTGTGTGCGATTCTGCAGTCCCCGGCCAG CTGATTCAGGTCATCCAAGCCCTGGACAGAGATGAAGTCGGCAACAATAGCCATGTCTCCTTTCATGGCCCTCTGGGCCCGGATGCCAACTTCACTGTCCGGGACAACCGAG ATGGCTCCGCCAGCCTGCTGCTGCCCTCTCGCCCTGCTCCACCCCGCCAGGCCCCCTACTTGGTTCCCATAGAACTGTGGGACTGGGGGCAGCCAGTACTGAGCAGTACAGCCACAGTAACTGTCAGTGTGTGCCGCTGCCGGCCTGATGGCTCCGTGGCGTCCTGCAGGCCCGAGGCTCAGCTCTCACCTGCTGGGCTCAGCACGGGGGCTCTGCTTGCCATTGTCACCTGTGTGGGCACGCTGCTGG ccctggtGGTGCTCTTCGTGGCTCTGCGGCGCCAGAAGCAAGAAGCCCTGATGGTGCTGGAGGAGGAGGACGTGCGCGAGAACATCATCACCTACGACGACGAGGGCGGCGGTGAGGAAGACACGGAGGCCTTCGACATCAGCGCCCTGCAGAACCCTGACGGGGCGGCCCCGCCGGCGCCTGGCCCACCCGCGCGCCGCGATGTGCTGCCCTGGGCGCGGGCACCGCGCCAGCCCCGGCCTCCCGGCCCCGCCGACGTGGCGCAGCTGCTGGCGCTGCGGCTGCGCGAGGCGGACGAGGACCCCAGCGTGCCGCCCTACGACTCCGTGCAAGTGTACGGCTACGAGGGCCGCGGCTCTTCCTGCGGCTCCCTCAGCTCCCTGGGCTCCGGCAGCGAGATCGGCGGCGCCCAGGGCCCGGCTGAGCCGCTGGACGACTGGGGGCCGCTCTTTCGCACCCTAGCCGAGCTCTACGGGGCCAaggagcccccagccccctgA
- the ACIN1 gene encoding apoptotic chromatin condensation inducer in the nucleus isoform X8 produces MSPADRHRSASTIEPATTSSLALLLLLLQRDQSSRIRGLPEEKEEVTMDTSENRAENEVPEPPMPIADQVSNDDRPEGSAEDEEKKESLLPKSFKRKISVVSATKGVPAGNSDTEGGQPSRKRRWGASTAATQKKPSISITTESLKSLIPDIKPLAGQEAVVDLHADDSRISEDETERNGDDGTHDKGLKICRTVTQVVPAEGQENGQREEEEEEKEPEAEAPVPPQVSVEVALPPPVEHEVKKVTLGDTLTRRSISQQKSGVSITIDDPVRTAQVPSPPRGKISNIVHISNLVRPFTLGQLKELLGRTGTLVEEAFWIDKIKSHCFVTYSTVEEAVATRTALHGVKWPQSNPKFLCADYAEQDELDYHRGLLVDRPSETKTEEQGMPRPLHPPPPPPTQPPQHPRAEQREQERAVREQWAEREREMERRERTRSEREWDRDKVREGPRSRSRSRDRRRKERAKSKEKKSEKKEKAQEEPPAKLLDDLFRKTKAAPCIYWLPLTDSQIVQKEAERAERAKEREKRRKEQEEEEQKEREKEAERERTRQLEREKRREHSRERDRERERDRERDRGDRDRERDRERERGRERDRRDTKRHSRSRSRSTPVRDRGGRR; encoded by the exons ATGTCTCCGGCTGATCGCCACCGCTCCGCCAGTACAATAGAGCCAGCCACTACCAGCAGcctggccctcctcctcctcctcctccagagaGACCAATCCAGCCGAATTCGGGGTTTGCC tgaggagaaggaggaagtgaCCATGGACACAAGTGAAAACAGAGCTGAAAATGAGGTTCCAGAGCCCCCCATGCCTATTGCAGACCAAGTCAGCAATGATGACCGCCCAGAGGGCAGTGCTGAGgatgaggagaagaaagag AGCTTGCTGCCCAAATCATTCAAGAGGAAGATCTCCGTTGTCT CAGCTACCAAGGGGGTGCCggctggaaacagtgacacagaGGGGGGCCAGCCTAGTCGGAAGCGGCGTTGGGGAGCCAGCACAGCCGCCACCCAGAAGAAACCCTCCATCAGTATCACCACCGAATCACTCAag AGCCTCATCCCCGACATCAAACCCCTGGCGGGGCAGGAGGCTGTTGTGGATCTTCATGCTGACGACTCCCGAATCTCTGAGGATGAGACAGAGCGTAATGGTGATGATGGGACCCATGACAAGGGGCTGAAAATATGCCGGACTGTCACTCAG GTGGTACCTGCTGAGGGCCAGGAGAAtgggcagagggaagaggaggaagaagagaaggagccTGAAGCCGAAGCCCCTGTACCTCCCCAGGTCTCAGTAGAGGTGGCCTTGCCGCCCCCTGTGGAACATGAAGTCAAGAAAG TGACTTTAGGAGATACCTTAACTCGACGTTCCATTAGCCAGCAGAAGTCAGGAGTTTCCATTACGATTGATGACCCAGTCCGGACTGCTCAGGTGCCCTCCCCACCCCGGGGCAAGATCAGTAACATCGTCCACATCTCCAATTTG GTTCGTCCCTTCACTTTAGGCCAACTGAAGGAGTTGTTGGGACGTACAGGAACTCTGGTAGAAGAGGCTTTTTGGATTGACAAGATCAAATCTCACTGCTTTGTAACG TACTCGACAGTAGAGGAAGCAGTTGCCACCCGCACAGCTCTACATGGGGTCAAATGGCCCCAGTCCAACCCCAAATTCCTTTGTGCTGACTATGCTGAGCAAGATGAG ctggACTATCACCGAGGCCTCTTGGTGGACCGTCCCTCTGAAACTAAGACAGAGGAGCAGGGGATGCCACGGCCActacaccccccgcccccacccccaacccagccACCACAGCACCCCAGGGCAGAACAGCGGGAGCAGGAGCGGGCGGTCCGGGAGCAGTGGGCAGAACGGGAACGGGAAATGGAGCGGCGGGAGCGGACTCGATCCGAGCGCGAATGGGATCGGGACAAAGTTCGAGAAGGGCCCCGATCCCGATCCCGGTCCCGTGATCGCCGCCGGAAGGAACGCGCAAAGTCTAAAGAAAAGAAGAGTGAGAAGAAAG AGAAAGCTCAGGAGGAACCACCTGCCAAGCTGCTGGATGACCTTTTCCGCAAGACCAAGGCAGCTCCCTGCATCTATTGGCTCCCACTGACTGACAGCCAG ATTGTTCAGAAGGAGGCAGAGCGGGCTGAACGGGCCAAGGAGCGGGAGAAGCGGCGAAAGGAGCAAGAAGAAGAAgagcagaaggagagggagaaggaggcgGAGCGGGAACGGACCCGGCAGCTGGAGCGAGAGAAGCGGCGAGAACACAGCCGagagagggacagggagagagagagggaccgGGAGCGGGACAGGGGGGATCGAGATCGGGAGAGGGACAGGGAGCGGGAACGAGGCAGGGAGAGGGACCGCAGAGACACCAAGCGCCACAGTAGGAGCCGGAGCAGGAGCACACCTGTGCGGGACCGGGGCGGGCGCCGCTAG
- the PSMB11 gene encoding proteasome subunit beta type-11 has translation MALQDVCKWQAPDTQETSPHLPQAGSWAVPRGWDPQAFLQTHGPRLAHGTTTLAFRFRHGVIAAADTRSSCGNYVACPASRKVIPVHQHLLGTTSGTSADCVTWYRVLQRELRLRALREGQLPSVAGAAKLLSVMMSRYRGLDLCVATALCGWDRSGPALFYVYSDGTFLQGDIFSVGSGSPYAYGVLDRGYRYDMSTQEAYALARRAVAHATHRDAYSGGSVDLFHVRESGWEYVSCHDAWVLYSELQKLPEPEKEREEEATPDRVGEGREPSVGLAPGDLKVPTERL, from the coding sequence ATGGCTCTGCAAGATGTGTGCAAGTGGCAGGCCCCTGACACCCAGGAAACCTCCCCTCACCTGCCTCAGGCTGGCAGCTGGGCTGTGCCCCGAGGCTGGGACCCTCAAGCCTTCCTGCAGACGCACGGCCCCAGGCTGGCCCATGGTACCACCACCCTGGCCTTCCGCTTCCGTCATGGAGTCATCGCTGCGGCTGACACCCGGTCCTCCTGTGGCAACTACGTGGCGTGTCCAGCCTCACGCaaggtcatccctgtgcaccagcatCTCCTGGGCACCACCTCTGGCACCTCGGCTGACTGCGTCACGTGGTACCGGGTGCTGCAGCGGGAGCTGCGACTGCGGGCACTGAGGGAGGGTCAGCTGCCCAGTGTGGCCGGTGCTGCCAAACTTTTATCAGTCATGATGTCACGCTACCGGGGGCTGGATCTGTGCGTGGCCACGGCCCTGTGTGGCTGGGACCGCTCTGGCCCTGCCCTCTTCTATGTCTACAGCGATGGCACCTTCCTGCAGGGGGATATCTTTTCGGTGGGCTCTGGGTCTCCCTACGCCTATGGTGTGCTAGATCGCGGCTACCGCTACGACATGAGCACCCAGGAAGCCTACGCCCTGGCCCGCCGCGCCGTGGCCCATGCCACCCACCGCGATGCCTACTCTGGGGGTTCCGTGGACCTCTTCCACGTGCGGGAGAGTGGATGGGAGTATGTGTCCTGCCATGATGCCTGGGTGCTGTACTCGGAACTGCAGAAGCTTCCAGAACCAGAGAAGGAACGGGAGGAGGAGGCCACCCCCGACAGAGTTGGCGAAGGCAGAGAACCGTCTGTGGGGCTGGCACCTGGGGACTTGAAGGTGCCCACAGAGAGGCTGTGA
- the ACIN1 gene encoding apoptotic chromatin condensation inducer in the nucleus isoform X9 has product MLSESKEGEEKEEVTMDTSENRAENEVPEPPMPIADQVSNDDRPEGSAEDEEKKESLLPKSFKRKISVVSATKGVPAGNSDTEGGQPSRKRRWGASTAATQKKPSISITTESLKSLIPDIKPLAGQEAVVDLHADDSRISEDETERNGDDGTHDKGLKICRTVTQVVPAEGQENGQREEEEEEKEPEAEAPVPPQVSVEVALPPPVEHEVKKVTLGDTLTRRSISQQKSGVSITIDDPVRTAQVPSPPRGKISNIVHISNLVRPFTLGQLKELLGRTGTLVEEAFWIDKIKSHCFVTYSTVEEAVATRTALHGVKWPQSNPKFLCADYAEQDELDYHRGLLVDRPSETKTEEQGMPRPLHPPPPPPTQPPQHPRAEQREQERAVREQWAEREREMERRERTRSEREWDRDKVREGPRSRSRSRDRRRKERAKSKEKKSEKKEKAQEEPPAKLLDDLFRKTKAAPCIYWLPLTDSQIVQKEAERAERAKEREKRRKEQEEEEQKEREKEAERERTRQLEREKRREHSRERDRERERDRERDRGDRDRERDRERERGRERDRRDTKRHSRSRSRSTPVRDRGGRR; this is encoded by the exons atgttatcagaaagcaaagaagg tgaggagaaggaggaagtgaCCATGGACACAAGTGAAAACAGAGCTGAAAATGAGGTTCCAGAGCCCCCCATGCCTATTGCAGACCAAGTCAGCAATGATGACCGCCCAGAGGGCAGTGCTGAGgatgaggagaagaaagag AGCTTGCTGCCCAAATCATTCAAGAGGAAGATCTCCGTTGTCT CAGCTACCAAGGGGGTGCCggctggaaacagtgacacagaGGGGGGCCAGCCTAGTCGGAAGCGGCGTTGGGGAGCCAGCACAGCCGCCACCCAGAAGAAACCCTCCATCAGTATCACCACCGAATCACTCAag AGCCTCATCCCCGACATCAAACCCCTGGCGGGGCAGGAGGCTGTTGTGGATCTTCATGCTGACGACTCCCGAATCTCTGAGGATGAGACAGAGCGTAATGGTGATGATGGGACCCATGACAAGGGGCTGAAAATATGCCGGACTGTCACTCAG GTGGTACCTGCTGAGGGCCAGGAGAAtgggcagagggaagaggaggaagaagagaaggagccTGAAGCCGAAGCCCCTGTACCTCCCCAGGTCTCAGTAGAGGTGGCCTTGCCGCCCCCTGTGGAACATGAAGTCAAGAAAG TGACTTTAGGAGATACCTTAACTCGACGTTCCATTAGCCAGCAGAAGTCAGGAGTTTCCATTACGATTGATGACCCAGTCCGGACTGCTCAGGTGCCCTCCCCACCCCGGGGCAAGATCAGTAACATCGTCCACATCTCCAATTTG GTTCGTCCCTTCACTTTAGGCCAACTGAAGGAGTTGTTGGGACGTACAGGAACTCTGGTAGAAGAGGCTTTTTGGATTGACAAGATCAAATCTCACTGCTTTGTAACG TACTCGACAGTAGAGGAAGCAGTTGCCACCCGCACAGCTCTACATGGGGTCAAATGGCCCCAGTCCAACCCCAAATTCCTTTGTGCTGACTATGCTGAGCAAGATGAG ctggACTATCACCGAGGCCTCTTGGTGGACCGTCCCTCTGAAACTAAGACAGAGGAGCAGGGGATGCCACGGCCActacaccccccgcccccacccccaacccagccACCACAGCACCCCAGGGCAGAACAGCGGGAGCAGGAGCGGGCGGTCCGGGAGCAGTGGGCAGAACGGGAACGGGAAATGGAGCGGCGGGAGCGGACTCGATCCGAGCGCGAATGGGATCGGGACAAAGTTCGAGAAGGGCCCCGATCCCGATCCCGGTCCCGTGATCGCCGCCGGAAGGAACGCGCAAAGTCTAAAGAAAAGAAGAGTGAGAAGAAAG AGAAAGCTCAGGAGGAACCACCTGCCAAGCTGCTGGATGACCTTTTCCGCAAGACCAAGGCAGCTCCCTGCATCTATTGGCTCCCACTGACTGACAGCCAG ATTGTTCAGAAGGAGGCAGAGCGGGCTGAACGGGCCAAGGAGCGGGAGAAGCGGCGAAAGGAGCAAGAAGAAGAAgagcagaaggagagggagaaggaggcgGAGCGGGAACGGACCCGGCAGCTGGAGCGAGAGAAGCGGCGAGAACACAGCCGagagagggacagggagagagagagggaccgGGAGCGGGACAGGGGGGATCGAGATCGGGAGAGGGACAGGGAGCGGGAACGAGGCAGGGAGAGGGACCGCAGAGACACCAAGCGCCACAGTAGGAGCCGGAGCAGGAGCACACCTGTGCGGGACCGGGGCGGGCGCCGCTAG
- the CDH24 gene encoding cadherin-24 isoform X2, producing the protein MWGLVRLLLAWLGGWGCMGRLAAPARAWAGSRGAPEPSLLRTRRSWVWNQFFVIEEYAGPEPVLIGKLHSDVDRGEGRTKYLLSGEGAGTVFVIDEATGNIHVTKSLDREEKAQYVLLAQAVDRASNRPLEPPSEFIIKVQDINDNPPIFPLGPYHATVPEMSNVGTSVIQVTAHDADDPSYGNSAKLVYTVLDGLPFFSVDPQTGVVRTAIPNMDRETQEEFLVVIQAKDMGGHMGGLSGSTTVTVTLSDVNDNPPKFPQSLYQFSVVETAGPGTLVGRLRAQDPDLGDNALMAYSILDGEGSEAFSISTDSQGRDGLLTVRKPLDFETRRAYSFRVEATNTLIDPAYLRRGPFKDVASVRVAVQDAPEPPAFTQAAYHLAVPENKDPGTLVGQVSATDLDSPASPIRYSILPHSDLERCFSIEPEDGTIRTAVPLDREARVWHNLTVLATELDSSAQASRVQVAIQTLDENDNAPQLAEPYDTFVCDSAVPGQLIQVIQALDRDEVGNNSHVSFHGPLGPDANFTVRDNRALVVLFVALRRQKQEALMVLEEEDVRENIITYDDEGGGEEDTEAFDISALQNPDGAAPPAPGPPARRDVLPWARAPRQPRPPGPADVAQLLALRLREADEDPSVPPYDSVQVYGYEGRGSSCGSLSSLGSGSEIGGAQGPAEPLDDWGPLFRTLAELYGAKEPPAP; encoded by the exons ATGTGGGGCCTGGTGAGGCTCCTGCTGGCTTGGCTGGGTGGCTGGGGATGCATGGGGCGCCTGGCAGCCCCAGCCCGGGCTTGGGCAGGGTCCCGGGGGGCCCCAGAACCATCACTGCTTCGGACCCGAAGGAGCTGGGTGTGGAACCAATTCTTTGTCATTGAGGAGTACGCTGGACCAGAGCCTGTCCTTATTGGCAAG CTGCACTCAGATGTGGACAGGGGCGAGGGCCGCACCAAGTACCTGCTGAGCGGAGAGGGCGCAGGCACCGTATTTGTGATTGATGAGGCCACAGGCAATATCCACGTCACCAAGAGCCTGGACCGGGAGGAGAAGGCACAGTACGTGCTATTGGCCCAAGCCGTGGACCGAGCCTCCAACCGACCCCTGGAGCCCCCATCGGAGTTCATTATCAAGGTGCAAGACATCAACGACAACCCACCCATCTTTCCCCTCGGGCCCTACCATGCCACAGTGCCCGAGATGTCCAATGTGG GGACATCAGTGATCCAAGTGACTGCTCACGACGCCGATGACCCCAGCTATGGGAACAGCGCCAAGCTGGTGTACACTGTGTTGGATGGACTGCCTTTCTTCTCTGTGGACCCCCAGACTG GAGTGGTGCGGACTGCCATCCCCAACATGGACCGGGAGACACAGGAGGAGTTCTTAGTGGTGATTCAAGCCAAGGACATGGGCGGCCACATGGGGGGGCTGTCGGGCAGCACCACGGTGACGGTCACCCTCAGCGATGTCAACGACAACCCCCCCAAGTTCCCTCAGA GCCTGTACCAGTTCTCTGTGGTGGAGACCGCTGGGCCAGGCACCCTGGTGGGCCGGTTACGGGCCCAGGACCCAGACCTGGGGGACAATGCCCTCATGGCTTACAGCATCCTTGATGGGGAGGGATCGGAGGCCTTCAGCATCAGCACAGACTCCCAGGGTCGAGATGGGCTCCTCACTGTCCGCAAG CCCCTAGACTTTGAGACCCGTCGCGCCTACTCTTTCCGCGTGGAGGCTACCAATACGCTCATTGACCCAGCCTATCTGCGGCGAGGACCCTTTAAGGATGTGGCCTCAGTGCGTGTGGCTGTGCAGGATGCTCCAGAGCCACCTGCCTTCACCCAGGCTGCCTACCACCTGGCAGTGCCTGAGAACAAGGATCCTGGGACCCTGGTGGGCCAAGTGTCAGCCACGGACCTGGACTCCCCAGCCAGCCCCATCAG ATACTCCATCCTCCCGCACTCGGACCTGGAGCGCTGCTTCTCCATCGAGCCTGAAGACGGCACCATCCGCACAGCAGTGCCCCTGGACCGAGAGGCTCGTGTCTGGCACAACCTCACAGTGCTGGCCACGGAGCTTG ACAGCTCTGCACAGGCCTCCCGGGTGCAAGTGGCCATCCAGACCCTGGATGAGAATGACAACGCTCCCCAGCTGGCTGAGCCCTATGACACCTTTGTGTGCGATTCTGCAGTCCCCGGCCAG CTGATTCAGGTCATCCAAGCCCTGGACAGAGATGAAGTCGGCAACAATAGCCATGTCTCCTTTCATGGCCCTCTGGGCCCGGATGCCAACTTCACTGTCCGGGACAACCGAG ccctggtGGTGCTCTTCGTGGCTCTGCGGCGCCAGAAGCAAGAAGCCCTGATGGTGCTGGAGGAGGAGGACGTGCGCGAGAACATCATCACCTACGACGACGAGGGCGGCGGTGAGGAAGACACGGAGGCCTTCGACATCAGCGCCCTGCAGAACCCTGACGGGGCGGCCCCGCCGGCGCCTGGCCCACCCGCGCGCCGCGATGTGCTGCCCTGGGCGCGGGCACCGCGCCAGCCCCGGCCTCCCGGCCCCGCCGACGTGGCGCAGCTGCTGGCGCTGCGGCTGCGCGAGGCGGACGAGGACCCCAGCGTGCCGCCCTACGACTCCGTGCAAGTGTACGGCTACGAGGGCCGCGGCTCTTCCTGCGGCTCCCTCAGCTCCCTGGGCTCCGGCAGCGAGATCGGCGGCGCCCAGGGCCCGGCTGAGCCGCTGGACGACTGGGGGCCGCTCTTTCGCACCCTAGCCGAGCTCTACGGGGCCAaggagcccccagccccctgA